A region from the Solibacillus sp. FSL H8-0523 genome encodes:
- a CDS encoding M48 family metallopeptidase, whose amino-acid sequence MTKKCGLLAVLAFGLYVVAMYIYFFYSQNSGIPAALKGTVADPSTFLTAQEMVLSEEFSKIRNFLFFIATPFEWLLYFVILITGISHLFERWGPEQQKWAIWRNTMYVFLLSVLLFILQFPLDYYKYMLSKSYGISTQLFSSWMRDNVIDFWLDFGMAVIMVSVLYWLIKKSPKRWWFYAWALTVPFSLFLMFIQPVLIDPIYNDFSPLQDKALETKILSLAEQADIPSEHVYEVNMSEKTNALNAYVTGIGENSRIVLWDTTLNRLTDEEILFIMAHEMGHYVVKDIYLNIAVYLSMTLIGLWLIAKIMPWMIRRYGSLLKIKHMGNINSFPLFLLISSFLVFFSSPLSNVVSRYQEVRADEYAMELVENPEAAVSTFQQLTKAGLSEVNPPALVKWFRYSHPPMLERINKVANQAEEE is encoded by the coding sequence ATGACGAAAAAATGTGGTTTATTAGCTGTTCTTGCATTTGGTCTGTATGTTGTGGCGATGTATATCTATTTTTTTTATAGCCAAAATAGCGGGATACCCGCCGCGCTTAAAGGAACGGTAGCGGATCCGAGTACTTTTCTAACAGCGCAGGAAATGGTGTTAAGCGAAGAGTTTTCAAAGATAAGAAATTTCCTGTTTTTTATCGCAACACCGTTTGAATGGTTGCTTTACTTTGTTATTTTGATTACGGGTATATCGCATTTGTTCGAGAGATGGGGCCCTGAACAACAAAAATGGGCCATTTGGAGAAATACGATGTATGTATTTTTACTTTCCGTTCTCTTGTTCATCCTCCAATTCCCACTAGACTATTACAAGTATATGTTGAGCAAAAGCTATGGGATTAGTACGCAGCTTTTTTCCTCATGGATGAGGGATAATGTGATTGATTTTTGGCTGGATTTTGGGATGGCGGTTATTATGGTATCGGTTCTCTATTGGCTCATCAAAAAAAGTCCGAAGAGATGGTGGTTTTATGCATGGGCGTTAACTGTGCCATTTTCACTGTTCCTTATGTTCATCCAACCAGTCTTGATCGACCCCATCTACAATGATTTTTCTCCACTACAAGATAAAGCATTAGAGACGAAGATTCTTTCACTCGCAGAGCAAGCGGATATTCCTTCAGAGCATGTGTATGAGGTGAATATGTCAGAGAAGACGAATGCTTTAAACGCGTATGTGACAGGGATTGGTGAGAATTCTAGAATTGTGCTGTGGGATACGACCTTAAACCGATTAACGGATGAGGAAATACTCTTTATCATGGCACATGAGATGGGACACTACGTGGTGAAGGATATTTATTTAAACATCGCTGTCTATTTGTCGATGACGCTCATTGGACTCTGGCTAATCGCAAAAATCATGCCTTGGATGATCCGTCGCTATGGATCGCTATTAAAAATTAAACATATGGGCAATATTAATTCATTTCCATTATTTTTATTGATTTCATCATTCCTAGTATTCTTCTCAAGCCCACTTTCAAATGTAGTTTCACGGTATCAGGAGGTTCGAGCTGATGAATATGCAATGGAACTAGTTGAAAATCCAGAGGCAGCGGTCTCGACGTTTCAACAGTTGACTAAAGCTGGACTTAGCGAAGTAAATCCACCAGCACTTGTCAAATGGTTTCGCTACTCCCATCCGCCCATGTTAGAAAGAATCAATAAAGTAGCTAATCAAGCTGAAGAAGAATAG
- a CDS encoding SMI1/KNR4 family protein — translation MRLLFSVLRKILEKESFSHKTYNIDEREFRDFLNMVIKKDYISILRIRNENTYALTEKGLEFLNSNMKFNKEVPNNPEELPQWVRFEGEIYSPKHKKSEPYQNKDESEIIEYFQWNEILNSTLKSIENKGGIGGLFIGQPASASEVMHIESIIGFGLPESFKKVVIDYSRQCDFYWNTQEHSTCVLDDPNIYSAQGKPYKNRNILNGGLFDLGLWNLDKIIHLNAIRIDHDYLDEENEEFHFWSNSFIFSGDGMGNYFGIDRKYNIGEVIYLTNDKEFHGWRLGKSFESFMNNWVQIGCAGGFISDFIALSSQQIPYINSMTTNSLKIKKWLEIT, via the coding sequence TTGAGATTACTATTTAGTGTATTAAGAAAAATACTCGAGAAAGAGTCTTTTTCACACAAAACATACAATATTGATGAACGTGAGTTTCGGGATTTTCTGAATATGGTTATAAAAAAAGATTATATTTCTATCCTCAGAATTCGGAATGAAAATACATATGCTCTTACAGAAAAAGGATTAGAGTTCCTTAATTCTAATATGAAATTTAATAAGGAGGTTCCAAATAATCCTGAAGAACTGCCTCAATGGGTCCGATTTGAAGGGGAAATTTATTCACCAAAACACAAAAAATCAGAGCCATATCAGAATAAGGACGAATCAGAAATTATCGAATATTTTCAATGGAATGAAATTCTAAATTCAACACTCAAATCTATTGAAAACAAGGGCGGCATAGGGGGGCTATTTATTGGTCAACCTGCATCAGCAAGTGAAGTGATGCACATTGAAAGCATTATTGGATTTGGACTTCCAGAATCCTTTAAAAAGGTAGTAATAGATTATTCGCGTCAATGTGATTTTTATTGGAATACACAAGAACATTCAACATGTGTGTTGGATGATCCTAATATCTATTCAGCACAAGGCAAACCATATAAGAACAGGAATATATTGAATGGGGGCCTATTTGATTTAGGGTTATGGAATCTAGATAAGATAATTCATTTAAACGCCATAAGGATAGACCATGATTACCTTGATGAAGAGAATGAAGAATTTCATTTTTGGTCAAATTCATTTATTTTTTCCGGAGATGGAATGGGAAATTACTTTGGAATAGATCGAAAGTACAACATAGGGGAAGTTATATATTTAACAAATGATAAAGAGTTTCACGGGTGGAGGCTAGGAAAATCATTTGAATCTTTTATGAACAACTGGGTCCAAATAGGTTGTGCTGGTGGTTTTATCAGTGATTTTATTGCGCTATCTTCACAACAAATCCCTTATATTAACAGTATGACTACAAATTCTCTCAAAATAAAGAAATGGCTAGAAATTACTTAG
- a CDS encoding HAMP domain-containing methyl-accepting chemotaxis protein — protein MSIGKKLNIVLFILVAIIAASTIISSISYNTIQSRTDEAMDVRMEQVRMIDDIRFNLAMQGLYARALIADPKEENVTNLTNYADKLDAGVEYLKQSSDNPEMDALINDLINFNDDFNVQASKLIASYKTSPGIAKDIVNNNLQESNVGILTTATTMADIEQQRLQAIKEDTAKTINLSKSTTIAVLIISIIISLAVVLYIRKRITQPLVKVADEATKISSGDLTGTDLNVVTKDELGTLTNAFNTMRTNLRDLVQNVQQNTEQLSASSEELFASTQEVTATTNDVTKRVFDTSEAAQNSYQIASDSATAMEETAIGIQRIAEATQTLNNKAVEASHVAATGLTIITEAKTQMATIDESTVIVNELVTKLAKQTEEINNISQVITAITDQTNLLALNAAIEAARAGEHGKGFAVVADEVRKLAEESKNSATLIVELTQEIKRDTADVENAVRHSLNSVKEGVIIIEKAGESFNQIEVDVEDMKNSIQDVSATSEQLSASAEEVTASVNEIANGSSKAAESIEMIAAAMEEQSASMEQVSDVAAAVTENSQQLQVQIQQFRV, from the coding sequence ATGAGTATTGGAAAAAAATTAAATATTGTACTATTTATCTTAGTTGCAATTATTGCCGCTTCAACAATTATTAGCTCAATTAGCTATAACACAATTCAATCACGTACTGATGAGGCAATGGATGTCCGCATGGAACAAGTGCGAATGATTGATGATATACGCTTTAACCTAGCGATGCAGGGTCTTTATGCACGTGCACTCATTGCTGATCCGAAAGAAGAAAACGTAACAAATTTAACAAATTATGCAGATAAATTAGATGCAGGCGTTGAGTACTTAAAGCAAAGCTCTGACAATCCAGAAATGGACGCACTTATTAATGATCTGATTAACTTTAACGATGATTTCAACGTTCAAGCGTCAAAATTAATTGCATCTTATAAAACGAGTCCTGGAATCGCGAAAGATATTGTGAATAATAATTTACAAGAATCAAACGTGGGCATTTTGACAACCGCAACAACAATGGCAGACATTGAACAGCAGCGATTACAAGCAATCAAAGAGGACACTGCAAAAACCATTAATCTTTCAAAATCAACAACGATTGCAGTATTAATTATTAGTATCATTATCTCTTTAGCTGTTGTTTTATATATCCGCAAGCGCATTACACAGCCACTTGTAAAAGTAGCAGATGAGGCAACAAAGATTTCATCTGGTGATTTAACGGGTACCGATTTAAACGTCGTAACAAAAGATGAATTAGGCACATTAACAAATGCCTTTAACACAATGCGCACAAATTTACGCGACTTAGTACAAAATGTACAGCAAAATACTGAGCAATTAAGCGCCTCTTCAGAAGAGTTATTTGCGAGTACGCAGGAAGTGACTGCGACAACGAACGACGTAACAAAACGCGTGTTTGATACATCTGAAGCGGCTCAAAATTCTTACCAAATTGCTTCTGACAGCGCGACAGCCATGGAAGAAACAGCCATTGGTATCCAGCGAATTGCAGAAGCAACACAAACGTTAAACAACAAAGCCGTGGAAGCAAGCCATGTCGCTGCGACTGGCCTAACAATTATTACCGAAGCAAAAACACAAATGGCCACAATCGATGAATCAACAGTCATCGTCAACGAACTTGTGACGAAACTAGCCAAACAAACAGAAGAAATTAACAATATTTCGCAAGTGATTACCGCAATTACTGATCAAACAAACCTACTTGCCTTAAACGCTGCCATTGAAGCGGCGCGTGCAGGTGAACATGGTAAAGGTTTTGCCGTGGTAGCCGATGAAGTACGTAAGCTTGCCGAGGAATCGAAAAATTCTGCGACATTAATCGTTGAATTAACACAAGAAATCAAACGTGATACAGCAGACGTTGAAAACGCCGTGCGCCATTCATTAAATTCTGTAAAAGAAGGCGTCATCATCATCGAAAAAGCGGGCGAATCATTCAATCAAATCGAAGTCGATGTAGAAGATATGAAAAACTCGATTCAAGATGTTTCTGCTACATCAGAACAATTATCGGCAAGTGCTGAGGAAGTGACTGCTTCTGTTAACGAAATTGCAAACGGCTCAAGTAAGGCAGCCGAAAGCATTGAAATGATTGCTGCAGCAATGGAAGAGCAATCAGCATCAATGGAGCAAGTAAGCGACGTAGCAGCAGCGGTTACCGAAAACTCACAGCAACTACAAGTACAAATCCAACAATTCCGCGTTTAA
- a CDS encoding phospholipase D-like domain-containing protein — translation MKKWRKRMGILVTGLIAIPLVVGIVYYVKPLPQGVSVDGNLHNDSDVRFVYDVTYDNNGRVMEQHLYDEMLRIIDEAEHSLVIDMFLYNDDYDRSKGSYPTRADDITNAVLAAINDNPALHVTIITDAINNMYGSATPENFTKLADAGAEVIFTNMKALPDSNPLYSSIWRSYLQWWPVSQNGFLPNAFNPDGDKASIGSYLDLVNFKANHRKVVLNEQQALITSANITHDGSSLHSNIGFVVTGDILQDIYKSEQAVAALSDITLPEVAWNYTSEPADMQTKLVTEGKIEKTLLAMLDGASENSEVKIGVFYLADRDVVKAVKATAKRGANVDVILDPNKDAFGIEKNGIPNRQVAAEFVENGIDVRFYDTNGEQYHSKFVYVKTGDDAQLLGGSANFTRRNIADLNLETNLYMEMPATSELATTIESYFARIWDNENGQYTVDFEVYEDQAVWKKLWYRIQESTGLSTF, via the coding sequence TTGAAGAAATGGCGTAAAAGAATGGGGATACTCGTTACAGGACTTATCGCAATTCCACTCGTCGTCGGCATTGTCTATTATGTAAAGCCACTGCCACAGGGTGTTTCGGTAGACGGAAACTTACATAATGACAGCGACGTGCGTTTCGTTTATGACGTCACGTATGATAATAATGGCCGTGTCATGGAGCAGCATTTATATGATGAGATGCTACGAATTATTGATGAAGCCGAACACTCACTGGTAATTGATATGTTTCTATACAACGACGATTATGACCGTTCAAAGGGCAGCTACCCTACTCGTGCGGATGATATCACAAACGCAGTGTTAGCAGCGATCAATGACAATCCAGCACTCCATGTCACAATTATTACAGATGCCATTAATAATATGTACGGCTCGGCTACACCCGAAAACTTTACGAAATTAGCAGATGCGGGAGCTGAAGTGATTTTTACAAATATGAAGGCACTTCCGGATTCAAACCCGCTGTACTCGAGTATTTGGCGCTCTTACTTACAATGGTGGCCGGTTTCACAAAACGGCTTTTTACCGAACGCCTTTAACCCAGATGGTGACAAGGCCTCGATTGGCTCGTACTTAGATTTAGTGAACTTTAAGGCCAATCACCGCAAAGTTGTATTAAATGAACAACAGGCACTCATTACGTCTGCGAATATTACGCATGATGGCAGTAGCCTTCACTCCAATATCGGCTTTGTTGTGACGGGTGACATTTTGCAAGACATTTACAAATCTGAGCAAGCCGTAGCTGCCCTATCAGATATCACACTTCCTGAAGTCGCATGGAACTATACAAGTGAACCAGCTGACATGCAGACGAAGCTTGTAACAGAAGGAAAAATTGAAAAAACACTCCTTGCAATGTTAGACGGGGCATCTGAAAATAGCGAAGTTAAAATCGGCGTGTTTTATTTAGCAGACCGTGATGTTGTCAAAGCAGTAAAGGCTACAGCAAAGCGCGGAGCTAATGTCGACGTCATATTAGACCCGAACAAGGACGCGTTTGGCATCGAAAAAAACGGCATTCCAAATCGCCAGGTAGCAGCCGAATTTGTAGAAAATGGCATCGATGTGCGCTTTTATGATACAAACGGCGAACAGTATCACAGTAAATTTGTTTATGTGAAAACTGGTGATGACGCACAGCTACTCGGTGGCTCGGCCAACTTCACACGTCGAAATATCGCCGATTTAAATCTAGAGACCAATTTATATATGGAAATGCCGGCAACGAGCGAACTCGCAACAACCATTGAAAGCTATTTTGCCCGTATTTGGGACAATGAAAACGGTCAGTATACAGTAGATTTCGAGGTGTACGAGGATCAAGCAGTGTGGAAAAAGCTATGGTATCGTATTCAGGAGTCTACAGGCTTGTCGACATTTTAA
- a CDS encoding VOC family protein — MTGFSKKFGWLNDRFGVSWQLNFVQ, encoded by the coding sequence GTGACTGGTTTCAGTAAGAAATTTGGCTGGCTAAATGATCGGTTTGGTGTTTCATGGCAACTTAATTTTGTGCAATAA
- a CDS encoding site-specific integrase, with the protein MKGSVKKRGNAYRYIVDIGRDPLTGKRKQLTKGGFKRKKDAEAALNEVLNEVHTQGYVVPSQEVFSSFIENWFTTHLEKRIKETTASNAKSLIDKHLIRENPFGDKPLSKITTEDIDAFYNLKIDEGYSSSYIRKMHQTLNQAFNQAVKWKRIKYNPVTDADPPAVKKEEMKIWSYDEINAFLEHCKGERHYLTFFLAIYTGMRRGEILGLNWSDIDFANKTIRIQRSLAYIPKKGYVLTSTKTLKSKRIVPISDMVVNELIKYRAQQEIWKEQLGELYQDEDFVICTETGSKQDPRNVLRALKRLITSSKVTSIRFHDFRHTHASILISSGVDVVKVSKRLGHANAKITLETYAHLVPNEDNDLADIFEKALEKNL; encoded by the coding sequence ATGAAAGGCAGTGTAAAAAAGAGAGGAAATGCCTATCGATATATAGTGGATATTGGGCGAGATCCTTTAACGGGAAAACGTAAACAATTAACCAAAGGTGGTTTTAAACGGAAAAAAGATGCAGAAGCAGCTTTGAACGAAGTGCTTAATGAAGTTCATACTCAAGGTTATGTAGTACCTAGTCAAGAAGTTTTTTCTTCCTTCATTGAGAATTGGTTTACAACGCACTTGGAAAAACGAATTAAAGAAACAACGGCATCTAATGCTAAATCTCTTATCGATAAACATTTAATAAGAGAGAATCCATTTGGGGATAAACCTTTATCAAAAATTACGACAGAAGATATTGATGCTTTTTATAACCTTAAAATTGATGAAGGGTATAGTTCAAGTTATATTCGTAAAATGCATCAAACCCTAAATCAAGCATTCAATCAAGCGGTAAAATGGAAACGTATTAAATATAATCCAGTTACTGATGCGGATCCACCGGCAGTGAAAAAAGAAGAGATGAAAATTTGGTCTTATGATGAAATCAATGCGTTTCTTGAACATTGTAAGGGAGAAAGACATTATTTAACTTTCTTTCTTGCCATTTATACGGGAATGAGACGAGGCGAGATATTAGGGTTGAACTGGAGCGATATTGATTTTGCCAATAAAACAATTCGTATTCAACGTTCGTTAGCGTATATTCCAAAAAAAGGTTACGTTTTAACGTCTACTAAGACTCTAAAATCAAAACGAATCGTACCAATATCGGATATGGTTGTGAACGAATTAATTAAATATCGCGCACAACAAGAAATTTGGAAAGAGCAACTTGGTGAACTTTATCAGGATGAGGATTTTGTGATTTGTACGGAAACAGGGTCAAAGCAAGACCCGCGAAATGTGTTACGAGCGTTGAAGAGATTGATTACATCTTCTAAAGTAACCTCTATTCGATTCCACGATTTTCGTCACACACATGCATCCATTTTAATTTCTAGTGGTGTCGATGTTGTAAAGGTATCAAAACGTTTAGGTCATGCGAATGCGAAAATCACATTAGAAACATATGCTCATCTCGTTCCAAATGAAGACAATGATTTAGCAGATATTTTTGAAAAAGCACTGGAAAAAAATCTGTGA
- a CDS encoding RNA polymerase alpha subunit C-terminal domain-containing protein produces MTISEKNLRTCNKGHKYYKSSDCPTCPTCEQERKPDNGFLSLLSAPARRALENNRITSLQKLSTYSEKEILQFHGMGPASLPKLRSALKEIGLSFRN; encoded by the coding sequence GTGACTATTTCAGAAAAAAATTTAAGGACTTGTAACAAAGGACACAAGTATTATAAAAGTAGTGATTGTCCGACCTGTCCAACTTGTGAGCAAGAACGTAAACCTGATAATGGATTTCTTTCACTGCTCTCTGCACCTGCAAGACGGGCATTGGAAAACAATAGGATAACTTCTTTACAAAAGCTATCAACATATAGTGAAAAAGAGATTTTACAATTTCATGGTATGGGACCTGCTTCTTTACCGAAACTTAGGTCTGCATTAAAGGAAATTGGATTATCATTCAGAAACTAA
- a CDS encoding GNAT family N-acetyltransferase, with translation MHIRSMIRNDINNMDVLMNQLGYPSSNQKIQERLDKILDLPNYETFVAEINGDLVGFVGMCKQIAYEFDEPYVRVLALVVHEDYRRKNIGQNLMLAVEDWAKKNDCIAITLNSGNREERIAAHNFYKNLGYKGKSTGFSKSLSNN, from the coding sequence ATGCATATTCGTTCAATGATTAGAAATGATATTAATAATATGGATGTTTTAATGAATCAGTTAGGTTATCCTTCTTCAAATCAAAAAATTCAAGAAAGATTGGATAAAATCTTGGATTTACCAAATTACGAAACGTTTGTTGCTGAAATAAACGGAGATTTAGTTGGCTTTGTAGGAATGTGTAAGCAAATCGCATATGAATTTGATGAGCCGTATGTAAGAGTTTTAGCACTAGTAGTTCACGAGGATTATCGTAGAAAAAATATTGGGCAAAACCTTATGTTAGCAGTTGAAGATTGGGCGAAAAAGAACGATTGTATAGCTATCACATTAAACAGCGGGAATAGAGAAGAACGAATCGCTGCACATAATTTTTATAAAAATTTAGGATACAAAGGGAAGAGTACAGGTTTCAGTAAAAGTTTAAGCAATAATTAA
- a CDS encoding helix-turn-helix domain-containing protein — protein sequence MHKSLEDYPVILTAEHIAEILMVSKPTAYELMEQTSFPLIRIGRSKRVLKDKFFNWLSQQQACGL from the coding sequence ATGCATAAAAGTCTTGAAGATTATCCAGTGATTTTAACTGCTGAACATATAGCCGAAATTTTGATGGTTTCCAAACCAACGGCCTATGAATTGATGGAACAGACTTCATTTCCATTGATTCGAATTGGTCGTAGTAAACGAGTTTTAAAAGATAAATTTTTTAATTGGCTTTCACAGCAGCAGGCGTGTGGCTTATAG
- a CDS encoding 5'-nucleotidase C-terminal domain-containing protein, with translation MKRNVYEKLFKAGIATTLVASAFVVAPIGEVNAQKDDHKNANKKDNKKGHGKDKKPVQKVDKTNLQTTINKLFNHKKEDYTVDSWNKFQQALSAAQRIFKDSKASQSDVTKAMNNLLAAIANLVVVTPPTDVKVNTLKELKSAINNPKVKNITIQKDIKVEEKLKITSEKHINGNGYTLTGEFSKKGDNSYALEFMKTVGSITNIKIKSADAAIYVDGSTVTLSGTIDVSGNKNAGIIVSAASGGKGQSLLKLVNAKLVNRDEANNKPTILEERIENKDVSNKVVGYEGMYVDYNQKSANHLQRFYYLNRELRTPNPIKRFTLSLMHSNDTHANLNQIAKKVTAVKEVRAVRPKALLLDAGDVFSGTLYFNAFKGQADLQFMNLMGYDIMTFGNHEFDLGASAEGHQALVNFIKGAKFSFVSSNINFSKDAKFKDLFSESITSNPKNGKIYNGIVKEVDGEKVGFFGLTTAETRDISSPGSIAFKNYIEEAKKTVHAFEKMGVNKIVAITHIGYDDNPTIDNDLNLASMVEGIDVIVGGHSHTQLAQPIIVDENHTPTIIVQASQYNEYLGTLEVEFDKRGVVVRHEGQLIKIADKVEDKGAAKLLQPYKAKVEQISAQETGARAVKAFDNPRTESNSVRRNETPLGNLITDGMLQKAKTYNPNVIMAFQNGGGIRAGINQGPITIGEVITVLPFGNTLATMNLTGAEIKQTFETSLKDLPLENGGFLHVSGAKVEYDSSKPVGKRVVSIKYKNASNTYTELLNNTVYTIATNAFTAKGGDGFAVLAKAYAEGRVKDLGLSDWENFRDYLVSLKTVDANREGRIVDVVGKVLELPGGTIKDTDFSGTLQTPKVYRGDVRVHVTNVTLLTNAVVKGNLIITGKLPRAFNLVDILVEGNLDLTGLDAKDYNSKNVKVNGEIIF, from the coding sequence ATGAAAAGAAACGTGTATGAAAAGTTATTTAAGGCAGGTATTGCGACAACTTTAGTTGCTTCAGCTTTCGTAGTTGCCCCAATAGGTGAGGTAAACGCACAAAAAGATGATCACAAAAATGCTAACAAAAAAGATAACAAAAAAGGCCATGGAAAAGATAAAAAACCCGTACAAAAAGTGGACAAGACAAACCTGCAAACGACGATTAACAAATTGTTCAATCACAAAAAAGAAGATTATACAGTAGATAGTTGGAATAAATTTCAACAGGCACTTTCAGCAGCCCAAAGAATATTTAAAGATTCAAAGGCATCACAGTCTGATGTAACAAAAGCAATGAATAATTTACTAGCAGCTATAGCTAATTTAGTCGTAGTAACCCCACCTACAGATGTGAAAGTGAATACATTAAAAGAATTAAAATCAGCAATTAACAATCCAAAGGTTAAGAATATTACTATTCAAAAGGATATAAAAGTAGAAGAAAAACTAAAGATTACTTCAGAAAAGCATATTAACGGAAATGGCTATACATTAACTGGGGAATTTTCGAAAAAGGGAGACAATTCCTATGCGCTAGAATTTATGAAAACAGTCGGTTCCATCACAAATATTAAAATTAAAAGTGCTGATGCAGCAATTTATGTAGATGGCTCAACTGTTACATTAAGTGGCACGATTGATGTCAGTGGAAATAAAAACGCTGGAATCATTGTATCCGCAGCTTCGGGAGGAAAGGGTCAATCACTCCTAAAACTTGTGAATGCAAAGCTAGTGAATCGTGATGAAGCGAATAATAAACCGACAATTTTAGAGGAACGAATTGAAAATAAAGATGTTTCGAACAAAGTAGTTGGTTATGAAGGCATGTATGTGGATTACAATCAAAAATCAGCTAATCATTTACAAAGGTTTTATTATTTAAACCGTGAATTAAGAACACCAAATCCGATAAAACGCTTCACCTTGTCACTAATGCATTCAAATGATACACATGCCAATTTAAATCAAATAGCCAAAAAAGTAACAGCTGTGAAGGAAGTGCGTGCAGTTAGACCGAAAGCATTACTTCTAGATGCAGGAGATGTGTTTTCTGGAACATTATATTTCAATGCATTTAAAGGGCAAGCAGACTTACAATTCATGAATTTAATGGGCTATGATATTATGACGTTTGGTAACCATGAATTTGATTTAGGAGCTAGCGCGGAAGGACATCAGGCGTTAGTAAATTTTATTAAAGGTGCCAAATTCTCATTTGTTAGTTCAAATATTAATTTTTCAAAGGATGCCAAGTTTAAAGATTTATTTAGCGAATCGATAACAAGTAATCCAAAAAACGGGAAAATATATAATGGCATTGTAAAAGAAGTAGATGGCGAAAAAGTTGGTTTCTTTGGCTTAACAACGGCAGAGACACGAGATATTTCAAGTCCGGGGTCTATTGCCTTTAAAAACTATATTGAAGAAGCGAAAAAAACAGTCCATGCATTTGAAAAAATGGGCGTTAATAAAATTGTTGCGATCACTCATATCGGATATGATGACAACCCAACCATTGATAATGACTTAAATTTAGCATCAATGGTCGAAGGAATTGATGTAATTGTTGGTGGACATAGTCATACACAGTTGGCTCAGCCGATAATCGTTGATGAGAACCACACACCAACTATTATTGTGCAGGCCTCTCAATATAATGAATACCTAGGAACACTGGAAGTTGAATTTGATAAGAGGGGTGTAGTCGTTCGCCATGAAGGCCAATTAATTAAGATTGCTGACAAAGTAGAAGATAAAGGAGCTGCCAAACTACTTCAACCGTATAAAGCAAAAGTAGAACAGATTTCCGCTCAGGAAACTGGGGCAAGAGCAGTCAAAGCATTTGATAATCCACGTACAGAATCCAATAGTGTTCGACGAAATGAAACACCATTAGGCAACTTAATTACGGATGGGATGCTACAGAAAGCGAAAACGTATAATCCCAACGTCATTATGGCATTCCAAAATGGTGGTGGAATACGAGCTGGAATCAATCAAGGACCGATTACGATTGGTGAAGTGATTACGGTGCTTCCGTTTGGCAACACATTAGCAACGATGAATTTAACGGGTGCGGAAATAAAACAAACATTTGAAACAAGTTTGAAAGATCTCCCACTAGAAAATGGTGGTTTCTTACATGTATCCGGTGCAAAAGTGGAATATGACTCCTCCAAGCCTGTTGGAAAACGTGTAGTATCGATTAAGTATAAAAATGCATCGAATACCTACACGGAACTCCTAAATAACACCGTCTATACAATCGCGACAAACGCCTTTACAGCTAAAGGTGGGGATGGCTTTGCGGTATTAGCTAAAGCATACGCAGAAGGACGAGTGAAGGATTTAGGATTATCTGATTGGGAAAATTTCCGTGATTATCTTGTAAGTCTTAAAACGGTTGATGCGAATAGAGAAGGGCGTATTGTAGATGTAGTAGGAAAAGTTCTGGAACTTCCTGGAGGGACGATTAAAGATACCGATTTTTCTGGTACTTTACAAACTCCAAAAGTATACAGGGGGGATGTAAGAGTGCATGTAACAAATGTAACGCTTCTTACTAATGCTGTAGTAAAAGGAAACCTCATCATTACTGGAAAACTTCCACGTGCATTTAATTTAGTGGATATACTCGTAGAAGGAAATTTAGACCTTACTGGACTCGATGCGAAGGACTATAATTCTAAGAATGTAAAAGTGAATGGAGAAATTATTTTTTAG